The Raphanus sativus cultivar WK10039 chromosome 2, ASM80110v3, whole genome shotgun sequence genome includes a region encoding these proteins:
- the LOC108816596 gene encoding AT-hook motif nuclear-localized protein 2: protein METTGEVVKTTGGSNDGLTVARSNAPSDFHTAPRSETSNPPPTSVAPPPPPPQNSLAPTAPPSTAEGFPSGPMKKKRGRPRKYGHNGAAVTLSPNPISSAAPTTSHVIDFSAAEKRGKVKPTTASSFVRTNHQVENLGEWAPSSAVGANFTPHIITVNAGEDVTKRIISFSQQGALAICVLCANGVVSSVTLRQHDSSGGTLTYEGRFEILSLSGSFMPADSDGTRSRTGGMTVSLASPDGRVVGGGVAGLLVAATPIQVVLGSFIAGTNHQEQNPRKQHNHNFPSSPMPPPLQMGTWTPQQHKEHDFNITL, encoded by the exons ATGGAGACTACCGGAGAAGTTGTTAAGACAACCGGCGGGAGCAACGATGGCCTTACAGTGGCGAGATCCAACGCGCCGTCGGACTTTCACACGGCTCCAAGGTCAGAAACTTCAAATCCACCTCCAACCTCCGTAGCTCCTCCACCTCCGCCGCCTCAAAACTCCTTAGCTCCGACCGCGCCACCGTCGACAGCGGAAGGCTTTCCCAGCGGACCGATGAAGAAGAAGCGTGGACGTCCTAGAAAGTACGGACACAACGGAGCGGCGGTGACACTATCGCCGAATCCAATATCTTCAGCCGCACCAACGACTTCTCACGTCATCGATTTTTCAGCAGCAGAGAAACGTGGCAAAGTGAAACCAACAACTGCAAGCTCCTTTGTCAGGACAAATCACCAAGTTGAGAACTTag GTGAGTGGGCTCCTTCATCGGCCGTCGGCGCTAATTTCACGCCTCATATAATTACGGTGAACGCAGGCGAG GACGTAACGAAGAGGATAATATCGTTTTCTCAGCAAGGGGCTCTCGCTATTTGCGTTCTCTGCGCTAACGGTGTCGTTTCAAGCGTTACACTTCGTCAGCATGATTCATCTGGCGGTACGTTGACATACGAG GGTCGGTTTGAGATACTATCACTGTCGGGATCATTCATGCCAGCTGACTCGGACGGGACACGAAGCAGAACAGGTGGAATGACAGTGTCGTTAGCTAGTCCTGATGGACGTGTAGTGGGAGGTGGGGTCGCTGGCTTGCTGGTTGCAGCCACTCCTATCCAGGTGGTCCTAGGAAGCTTCATAGCTGGAACAAATCACCAAGAACAGAATCCGAGGAAGCAGCACAACCACAACTTCCCGTCGTCTCCAATGCCTCCTCCTCTACAGATGGGTACATGGACACCACAACAACACAAGGAGCATGACTTTAACATCACTCTATAA
- the LOC108816608 gene encoding LOW QUALITY PROTEIN: pentatricopeptide repeat-containing protein At4g22760 (The sequence of the model RefSeq protein was modified relative to this genomic sequence to represent the inferred CDS: substituted 1 base at 1 genomic stop codon) — MSDSTHRRRVPVPVGNGGHSLRTKGMASRYVFDKHRSKYTSQVFERSLSDSNLNRRRDGDGSCMRRPSLAMSCLPTEESDPIAYLPRIRSEVFASSASLLGLSSPSSPFPTNQEGNKGEARKVVINVAVEGSPGPVRTMVKLSCSVEETIKLVLDKYCKEGRTPKLDQGAAFELHHSHFSIQCLDKREIIGEIGSRSFYLRKRAHETGVCFAGISPVRTSLIPSSNLIESCIAQFIGKILRRTRKLWNILVCTQXASPMMDSRLRFLLHKSLALEQTKQVHAQLLLNRRNHLEPILIHQTLHFTKHFSRDAVSYLKRILLKGIQSSKVSTFSWGCLVRFLSQHRKFKEAVNSYIEMNNSGVPPSSHAVTSALRACGKIERMIDGNSVHAQAIKTGLCGCLYVQTGLVGLYSRLGFVDMAKKAFDEIGNKKKNTVSWNSLLQGYLESGELEEARKVFDDIPEKDAVSWNLIISLYAKRGDMCSARALFLAMPSKSSASWNVLIGGYMSCGETELARTYFDAMPQKSSVSWITMISGYAKSGDVESAEEVFGQMSKKEKLVYDAMIACYAQNGKAEEALKLFSRMLESNSGVQPDEITLSSVVSASSQLGDTSFGTWVETYVTEHGIETDDLLSTSLIDLYMKGGEFDKAFKLFNGLNKKDTVSYSAMITGCGINGLAAEANRLFREMVDKKITPNQVTFTGLLSACSHSGRVQDGYKCFDSMKEHNVEPSGDHYGVMVDMLGRAGRLEEAYEVIKSMPMQPNAGVWGALLLASGLHNSVEFGEIACRHCVELESDPSGYLSHLANIYTSVGRWDDARSVRAMMEEKKLRKTLGCSWVDGSNQLISV, encoded by the exons ATGTCAGATTCGACTCACCGGAGGAGAGTTCCGGTCCCTGTCGGAAACGGAGGTCATAGCCTCAGGACGAAAGGCATGGCGTCCCGATACGTTTTTGATAAGCATCGCTCGAAATATACTAGTCAGGTTTTCGAGCGAAGCCTTTCAGATTCCAATCTCAATCGTCGCCGTGACGGAGACGGTAGCTGCATGCGGCGACCATCCTTGGCGATGAGCTGTTTACCGACGGAAGAATCAGACCCGATCGCCTACTTGCCAAGGATTCGCTCTGAGGTTTTCGCTTCTTCTGCGTCGTTGTTAGGCTTGTCTTCGCCGTCGTCTCCATTTCCGACCAATCAAGAG GGTAATAAAGGAGAAGCAAGAAAAGTAGTAATCAACGTAGCAGTTGAAGGAAGTCCTGGACCTGTACGAACAATGGTTAAATTGAGTTGCAGCGTCGAAGAAACTATTAAACTCGTCCTGGACAAGTATTGCAAAGAAGGACGAACACCAAAACTCGATCAAGGCGCTGCTTTTGAATTGCATCATTCTCATTTCAGCATCCAGT GTTTGGATAAAAGAGAAATAATCGGAGAAATAGGAAGTAGAAGCTTCTACCTTAGAAAGAGAGCTCATGAAACCGGAGTTTGTTTCGCCGGGATCTCACCGGTGAGAACGAGTCTTATTCCGTCGTCTAACTTGATTGAATCGTGTATAGCTCAGTTTATTGGGAAAATCTTGAGGCGAACGAGAAagttatggaacatattggtatGTACGCAATGAG CTTCTCCGATGATGGATTCTAGGCTGAGATTCCTCCTTCACAAAAGCTTAGCACTTGAACAGACCAAGCAAGTCCATGCTCAGCTACTCTTGAACCGCCGCAACCATCTCGAGCCCATCTTAATCCACCAAACGCTCCACTTCACAAAACACTTCTCTCGAGACGCCGTGAGCTACCTCAAACGAATCCTCCTCAAGGGGATTCAGAGCTCAAAGGTCTCCACTTTCTCGTGGGGATGTCTCGTCAGGTTCTTGAGCCAGCATAGGAAGTTCAAAGAAGCTGTTAACTCGTACATCGAGATGAACAACTCCGGTGTTCCTCCGAGCTCACACGCCGTGACTTCAGCGCTGAGAGCTTGTGGTAAGATAGAGAGGATGATTGATGGTAACTCTGTTCATGCTCAGGCTATTAAGACCGGGCTTTGCGGATGCCTGTATGTTCAGACAGGTCTTGTCGGTTTGTACTCGAGGCTCGGGTTCGTCGACATGGCGAAGAAGGCTTTCGATGAGATCggtaacaagaagaagaacacggTTTCTTGGAACTCGCTTTTGCAGGGGTATCTAGAGAGCGGGGAACTAGAGGAAGCTCGCAAGGTGTTCGACGATATTCCTGAGAAGGACGCGGTCTCGTGGAATCTAATCATCTCCCTCTATGCTAAAAGAGGAGACATGTGCAGCGCACGTGCTTTGTTTCTCGCCATGCCTTCGAAAAGCTCTGCTTCTTGGAACGTTTTGATCGGTGGGTATATGAGCTGCGGCGAAACGGAGCTAGCGAGGACCTACTTCGACGCGATGCCGCAGAAGAGCAGCGTCTCTTGGATCACAATGATCTCAGGGTACGCGAAGTCCGGAGATGTCGAGTCTGCTGAGGAGGTTTTCGGACAGATGTCCAAGAAGGAGAAGCTCGTTTACGACGCGATGATAGCTTGTTATGCTCAGAACGGGAAGGCGGAGGAGGCTCTGAAGCTGTTCTCTCGGATGCTTGAGAGTAACTCAGGTGTTCAGCCTGATGAGATCACGCTCTCGAGCGTTGTCTCGGCTAGTTCTCAGTTGGGTGATACGAGTTTTGGTACGTGGGTTGAGACGTACGTAACGGAACATGGGATCGAAACGGATGATCTTTTGAGTACTTCTCTGATCGATCTTTACATGAAAGGTGGAGAGTTTGACAAGGCGTTTAAACTGTTCAACGGTCTAAACAAGAAGGATACAGTTTCTTACTCGGCTATGATCACGGGGTGCGGGATAAACGGTTTAGCCGCAGAAGCAAACCGTTTGTTTCGAGAGATGGTCGACAAGAAGATCACTCCGAATCAAGTAACGTTCACGGGACTGTTATCAGCGTGTAGCCATTCAGGCCGTGTTCAAGACGGCTACAAATGCTTCGACTCGATGAAAGAACACAACGTGGAGCCTTCGGGTGATCATTACGGGGTGATGGTGGATATGTTGGGACGAGCAGGGAGGCTAGAGGAAGCGTATGAGGTGATAAAGAGTATGCCGATGCAGCCGAACGCTGGAGTTTGGGGAGCCTTGCTTTTAGCTAGTGGGTTACATAACAGCGTTGAGTTTGGGGAGATAGCGTGTAGACACTGCGTTGAGCTGGAGAGTGATCCTTCTGGTTATCTTTCTCATCTTGCTAATATATATACGTCTGTTGGTAGATGGGACGATGCGAGAAGTGTGAGAGCGATGATGGAAGAGAAGAAACTGCGTAAGACGCTTGGGTGTAGTTGGGTTGATGGTTCAAATCAATTGATCTCGGTTTAG
- the LOC108825723 gene encoding ACT domain-containing protein ACR7, which translates to MELSDCSNEYEKLVVRMNMPRVVIDNGVCPNSTVVKIDSARSPGILLESVQLLTDMNLWIRKAYISSDGKWNMDVFHVSDRNGNKITDENLIRYIEKSIETSHYTKREGYTGLTALELTGTDRVGLLSEVFAVLADLSCDVVEAKAWTHNGRIASMIYVKDRNSGTPLDGDSDRVQRIEGQLHNLLKADDGYQNDTRTCVTYGGNTHMERRLHQRMFMDRDYEKKFDSETSPMVSVQNLPKRGYSVVNLQCKDRMKLLFDVVCTLTDMAYIVFHAAIRTVGETAFLEFYVRHSDGNPVNSEPERQRLIQCLQAAIERRTVKGVRLELCTADRPGLLAEVTRILRENGSSIARAEISTKDGIAKNVFYVTDANGNLIDPEIIKSIREKIGINDLSVKEQFPISCRDEVEKEHQQEPQNHQGHNGGGTVLVSLGSLVMRNLYQLGLIKSYF; encoded by the exons ATGGAGTTATCTGATTGCTCTAATGAATATGAGAAGCTTGTTGTACGGATGAATATGCCCAG GGTCGTGATTGACAATGGAGTTTGCCCTAATTCAACTGTCGTCAAG atcgATAGCGCAAGAAGCCCAGGGATACTGCTAGAATCTGTACAGCTTCTCACCGATATGAATCTTTGGATTAGGAAAGCTTACATTTCCTCTGACGGAAAATGGAATATGGATG TTTTTCATGTGAGCGATCGTAACGGAAACAAAATAACCGACGAGAACCTAATCCGTTACATTGAAAAG TCGATCGAGACGTCTCATTACACTAAAAGAGAAGGGTACACCGGTTTAACCGCTCTAGAGCTAACCGGAACCGACAGAGTCGGTTTACTCTCAGAGGTTTTCGCGGTTCTAGCTGATCTTTCATGTGATGTTGTTGAGGCTAAGGCATGGACGCATAACGGGAGGATTGCGTCGATGATCTATGTTAAAGACCGTAACTCAGGTACTCCACTAGACGGAGATTCCGACCGTGTCCAACGTATAGAAGGGCAACTACATAACTTACTAAAAGCAGACGATGGTTACCAAAACGACACGAGGACATGCGTAACTTATGGTGGAAATACACATATGGAAAGGAGGTTGCATCAGAGGATGTTCATGGACCGTGACTACGAGAAGAAGTTTGACTCCGAGACATCTCCGATGGTTTCGGTACAAAATCTTCCGAAACGTGGTTACTCTGTCGTGAATTTGCAGTGCAAAGATCGAATGAAGCTTTTGTTCGACGTTGTTTGCACGTTGACGGATATGGCTTACATTGTATTCCATGCCGCGATTCGAACAGTTGGAGAAACGGCGTTTTTGGAATTCTATGTGAGACATAGTGATGGGAACCCGGTTAATTCAGAACCGGAGAGACAACGTTTGATCCAATGTTTACAAGCCGCAATTGAAAGAAGGACGGTTAAG GGTGTAAGATTGGAGTTATGCACGGCGGATAGACCAGGATTGTTAGCGGAAGTAACACGAATATTGAGGGAGAATGGATCAAGCATTGCTAGAGCCGAGATATCGACTAAAGACGGTATAGCCAAGAATGTGTTCTATGTGACAGATGCAAATGGCAACCTTATTGATCCCGAGATAATCAAATCTATTAGAGAAAAGATTGGGATCAATGATCTAAGTGTTAAAGAACAGTTCCCGATCAGTTGCCGAGATGAAGTTGAGAAGGAACATCAACAAGAACCGCAAAATCACCAAGGACACAATGGAGGAGGGACGGTGTTGGTTTCACTTGGGAGCTTGGTGATGAGAAATCTATACCAATTGGGTTTgatcaaatcatatttttag